The following is a genomic window from Mustela erminea isolate mMusErm1 chromosome 2, mMusErm1.Pri, whole genome shotgun sequence.
attgctggctttgaagatggaggaagggggccaggagccaaggaatATAGACAGCCAGTAGGGACTAGTAAAGGTAGGCAGATTCTCTGTAATCCTGCTGACATGACTTCTAACCTACAGAACAATAAGGTGATAACTCTTGTTGTTTTTAGCCACTTCATTTATAGTAATTTCTTACAGCAGGAAtagaaaactgataaaatacaataaattatcTTTACTTAAAGGATTATATGTGGTGAAATAGAAGAAGATAAGGATCACTTTCCAAAGTTGTGTCAGAAGGGTTAGGAAGACTTTCCCAAGAAGACCCACAAAAGTCATTGTTCCAAAGTGGATCACATGCACTTTCCAAAGTCAACTTCTGGTAAAGAGAAGTCTATTACTCTTAAGACTTGTCCTCTCTGGACCTGTAGGTAGGGCCTGCCTCACCTGAGGAATGTGGGCTGGAATATGTTCtaagaagaaagagggagtggATGCTTAATAATTTTCCAAACAGAAAtatttgctttagaaaaaaaaaatcatcttttgttTGGCAAGAAGCGAGCAATGGAAAATCTATCAAGCTATTGCTCCAGTGCTTGCCAGACACATGAtaaattttctccatttattcaacaaatatttattgagctccttctATGTGCTGCTATTCCCAACACAGCTCCTGCTATACACTGATACTAGAGGATAAATGGTCAGCAAAAATAGATATTGTCCCATATCCTCATGTACAGTGATAGAAACATTCACCAAATAATTACACATACATCTACACTGATTGAGAGTACACGGAAGGAGCATTATAAGGTGCTATGAAATTGAGTCGAGGCTTAGGCCGAGGCTAAATGAGGAGCGGGCATTAACtgagcaagggagggaggagagcgTGATAGGCAGAGAAAATAGCAGGTATAAATCTGTGGCAGGCAAAAGCATGGCCTGTACAAGAAGTTAAAGCCCCGTGTGGCTGAAACAGGAAAAGACAAAGggaagctggggcgcctgggtggctcagtgggttaagcctctgcctttggctcaggtcatgattccagggtcttgggatcgagtcccacatcaggctctctgctcagcaggaagcctgcttcccttctcttctctctgctgcctctctgcctacttgtgatctctgtcaaataaataaataaaatctttaaaaaaaaaaaaaaaaagaaatcaagacaaaGGGAAGCTGATGACAGGATGAggccagagacccagagagaaacCAGACTAAGCAGGGCCTCATCGATCACATTAAAAATGTGGGCTAAAAGCAGGGGGGAGTGATTGGATCTGCATTTAAAGGGATCACTTTGGCTGCAGTGTGGTAAATAGCTTATAGGGGAGCCAAGGAATATATGCAAGAGCAGCTAGGAAACTACTGGAATAGTCAAGACAAGAGATGTTCATCGATTATTTTGAGATTACAGCAGCAGATGGAACAGCAATATACACAATAAGGAAATATctagaaggtaaaataaagaggATATGTTGATGAGCTAGATATAAAGgggagggaagtaggaggagTCAAGAAGGCCCTTGGATCTAGCATATGGATGGAGGTGTCCTTCATGCAGCCAGAGAGCACTGAAGGAGCACTACTTCCTCACACACCATccaggctttttaaattttattgtaaataagaatttataaaaagaattgaATGAACTCTTGATATCAGTATGACACAGACCAGAAAAAGCAAGATTCTGTTAATTGCGGTAGTTTTGTAGCAttacatgtatttcattttatctacCCTATCTACTACTCAAAtcataatacatttaatacagtTTTCCTAATTTCAATATGTTGTATTGCAGTAATTCTAGTTATCTATCCTAGCCTAGCAACTTTGTAAACTCAAATTTGCATTAAATGCACTAATCAATGGAAAGAAGGGAGCGATCAAACTAATCAGTTATAACCATGTGGGCCTTTATCTCAACTACTGTACCTACAGTGGAGTACTGATGTCAGCTCCCACCAGACCTCAAGAGccaattgttaaattttcaggaaacTTGCAAGCTAGGTGTAAGCTTGAAATTGACCACAGCGGGAGGACCAGCTACAGAAACTGGAAAAAGCTAAGGAACTGGCAAACAATTCCAGTCAGAGATCCACCCAACTCCCACACCAGACAAAGGCTACTGCTAAACATTTAGCAGTGCACCAATGTTTGTACCTTTTAGGATAATGTATTTGTGGTGGATATTCTGGGTATAGAAAATACTGGAATAAAATTAACTATAATCTCACTGATTTAAAAATGCTGCCTATTTGCTTTTCCATGTTCTTAAATATCTTTCCTTTAGGATTGTTTGAAACCTATCTAATTCTTTGATGGATATTTTGGATGTTTCCACAGGACTTCATTTGTGAAGATACGCCACTTTTAAGCATTCTTctaatgatttttactttttactctcCTTTAGATTGTCCAGATTAAGATGTGCTGCTGAAATGTGGCAAACTTTTGGTGATTGTTGAATCTGATTATAGGTGTACAGGGGACCACTGTactatttttctctaatttcgtgtttgcttgaaatttttcttctttttttttttcaaagatttttatttatttatttgacagatagatcacaagtaagcagagaggcaggcagagagagaggaagaagcggctccccactgagcagagagcccaatggcggggctccatcccaggactctggggtcatgatctgagccgaaggcagaggctttaacccactgagccacccaggtgccctgcttgaaatttttcatattaaaaaacaaaacaggctgtAGCACCCACATCTTGCCAAGACCGGTCCCTACTGGGTCTTCTACTTACAGTCTCAATCCCAGCAGGTATTCTCAGGATTTGAGATGATGTGATCCATTGCGGCCTGCTCACTTGGCCTCTAGGAGTTAGCTAATTCcttgttttgattcttttgaTTTCCTTGCAACACCGACTTCTTCCCTGAAAAACCCACAAGCAGTCTGTAGAAAAATTTAAAGCGAATCTTCAGAAGGAACCATATCAGATTAGGGTACTTTCTTTGTACTACAACCACaaacatgttgaaaaaaaaaagtttaaaaatcttcGGTAACAACAGAAAACCCCAAAAGTACAATGAGTACATAGattaaaagaaactggaaaaagtaaaaaagaaaacaaaaaactttaataaaaactaGGAAAAGGAGGCTAGAAATGATTATCAACAATATAAGACACTGGCGGAATAGAGAGAAGTGAGGCACCAGAAGAATTACAAACTAAATCAAGTAGTCTTCAAGTTCTGTCCTAAAGagaagggcttgatctcaggcaagaacagatttttttttcttttataatgtagAATATCATCATGGAACACATAAAAGTATGAGAAGCTGAgaaacataaaattcacccaatCACAGCACATCAGTGAGAAATAAACTAGTTTAGAAATGAAAcacgaggcacctgggtggctcagtgtgttgagcctctgccttcggctcaggtcatgatctcagggtcctggtatctagctccatatggggctctctgctcagcagggagcctgtttcccccccctcctgcctctctgcctgcttgtgattctctctctttctcgctgtcaaataaataaataatatctttaaaaaaaaaaagaaagaaagaaatgaaacacgaAAATTAAGGAAAGGTTAACAAGTAAAGTATAATTCAAGAGAAAATTATTATCAAAAGGAATCGTGTAAATCCATTTTGTAGATTAGAAAACTGAAGCTCGTGAAAGTGATTTGGTCAAGGTCACTCAGTTTAAGTGTTGGAGCCTGGATTTCAAATCCCTCtacagcattttgtttttttccactctttttttGATAGAAATGCAAGTCCAAAACTAATTTTacaattatatgtaaatataattctggcttaaaaataataattcaaaaatactTCTGGCTTAAACTTAAAATATAGACTTAACAATAATGCCCCAGTAAGtttaattttccttctacttcatcAGTGATATTCTGTGTTCTATATAAACTGCTGTTATATGGGGAAAGATCACCTTAAAGTCCTAAAGAACATCATTTTAtctgctattgtaaataaaaattagatttcaCTCTCTGTTCCCTTAAATATATGCTttaaattgtgtatatatagagagagatgagataataaggcatttttaaaataaaaatatttttacttatataaagATGGCTGAAATGATCAAGCTTTGGTTTCTACTAAAGGAATCTAAAGTTTGATTCATGTATTTGAAGAGTGCCTCAAAACTTGCTCAAATTCATTGGCTCTTTTTCACAGGTGACTTTTGTTTTCTAAGTTTACTTTCCTCTGGTTAGACAGCACACTTAATCTTATCTAatacttactttttattatgtCAAACCCTTTaccttaagatttttttgttctatGAATAATTCTCCATCTTGTACCTACAATGAGCTAGTAGGTATTCAGTATATAATTACTGATTTGAATCATGACTCCTAAATGGAATTAGGTTTAATAAATTATGATCAGATAACTATGTCACCTATGTgacatagtttttcttttgtgactATATTAGGGTCTAGTGAGGAGAAATTATATCAATGATTTCAACaaatatgatttaatttaaagaattattaattagGCGTTGAAGAGtggaaaaggcagaaagagaacatTAAGAAAGTGATTTCTCAAACAATGATCACCAGACAGGCATCATAAGCTTCaactggaaacttgttagaaatgcaaattctgactCCAAGTCCTAGCCCCAGTTTATGAATTAGAAACCTTGGTGCTGTAACAAACCCTACAGGGAATTACAGAGTatgctaaaatttaaaactcatgTAGGTAACAGTACCTGGAAGCAGCCCCTACTCCTAGGCCTGGCCTGGGGCAGCCAAGAAAAGGGGTAGACTTACTAAAACTGAGAAGATTGGGGAAAGACCCTGTGGAGCTGAAACTCAGACTTTCAAGAACCCATCATTGCTCTCCCAGTACTGATGTCTCTTCACTCAGAGGGGGGATCCCATAGAACTAAGAACAAGACAGCTGAGGAATAGGCACCCGCAGGTTGGATCTGGTCTCAAGAAGGCACATTGAGATTGGTTCTGCAAGTGTTGGGAAATCCCCAAGTTGAAACCAGTGGCTGCTACTAGAAGAAATTACTACTATCAGATTGAAGAAGTGTTGCTAGAGTAAAACTGACAGCACCAACAAACCCTTCAGAAGCAAACGAGAGCgaattcctttccttctccagctgTGCAATGTTTCATTAGTCCCTATATTGGCAGAGACTAACAAGCCAAAAATGTTTCTAGAATTCCAAGGATTGATTTAAAGCTGAGAGACAGTTGTAGCTCAATAACTGGCATAAAGGCCTTACTTTATGTAATAAGACTGGGAGGTAATAGAAATAGTGAactttttttggaaatattttttggtATGTATATTGGGCACACATGGACATTTTCTTAGGAACTGACTTCTAGGTGGACTTTTGGACTTACTGTACAAAATTATTCCTATTTGAAAACTATTTGTCTCTTCTGATGAGATTAATAAGACACACTTAGGACATTTCTGGAATCTGGACAAGAAACTATGCGAGGGCCTACACTGAGATCTCCTTAGCCAGGGCTAAAACCTAAAGATCACAGCAGAGATGGCTGAGAAATGATCAATAGTAGCAACAAGACTTGACAAGTCAGCTCAGGGTAGGTTCATTGAAGTCTCAGTGTCAAGGGAATGGACTAAAAAGCTTACTTTCACAAGACAGAGCAATCTGGGTCCCTGCCTCAAAACAGGAGGTTGATAGAAAAGTTTTTTGAAATCATGGTAAAGGGGAAGAATAATACAAACATGACTCCTCATTTTAAGCAGCTGTTTTTTATAATCCCAGGAAACtagaaaatgaatggaaatgaatCAGCTCCTTCCATAATCTTATAAATCAATATTGAGGGTCCATTGTTGGTTCTACAGAAATCAATAAATCAGGGATTTCCAAATTCTTGAAAGGTGGGCACAGATATAGTCAttctatatgttaattgaaaggaaaaatcccaaatatttactgaatgattaTCAGAATTACTATCCCGTATTTTGGGAGAACGGTGAGATATTCATTTTTCTTACGGACCTTcatctatttctcattttatgtttatgttttattttctggttttttgtttttctttttgttttcaaggaTATTGAAGAATCACAAAATCACACTGGCGAACCTGTTGGAGATGACTACAAAAAGATGGGAACACTTTTTGGTGAATTGAACAAAAGCCTCATCGAGATGGGCTTCACAAGGATGTATTTTGGAGAACGAATTGTGGAACCAGTAATAGTCATGTTCTTTTGGATAATGCTGTGGTTCCTTGGCTTACAAGCCCTTGGACTAGTTGCTGTTGTTTGCCTTGTCATTATTTATGTGCAACAGTAAAATATGGCCAAATAAGCTGTTGTTTCATATTTGGTAGCCGTATATGTATTGGTGAAGTTACATATTTCACTACATGAAAGCTGAAAAGTTTGCCTTGTTTCAAATTATGTGCTGTTTTGTAATTAAATTTATAAGTGGACGTTGTTTAAAACTAAACTCAACTCTTGATTATCACGGGGTTGAATATACATTTGATAGCTTATTCAGAAGTCTTGTTTTATTACTGTGATCTGTGCCCACTTTTAAAGACCCCACCTTATTCCCACTGTCAATCTTAACACACCAAAAAGTGAGCAGGGAAAATAACAGGATATGGAATTCAAACCGGGCAATATAGATCTTATAAAGAAttccaataaaacattttagaagaaaaaggatgGAGCAAGGAGCTaaaacaaagttttaatgggAGAATTGTCCCCACCCATACCCACCAAATCACCCCTTACTATTTGGGAAATAATTTGGATATCTATGTTCCTGCTCAGCCCAAACCAATATAAACGTAATTACTATACACTACCTTAATATTGTGATGAAAATCAGTTAAAGATAGCACATTTTCTAAAGATTGAAAAGGATATATTTATTATGACTGATGAAAGTTAAATGTAACTTTTTTATCGTGTAACATTTGGGTCTGGAATCACTTCAGTATATCATTTGAAATTTTAGACAATTTTGGTGCTAATTaccttttgtgaattttttaagaCTCTTAAGCCATGTCCATTGCTGGCTGCACCCCATGGTAATGTTATGTTTTCTTGTATCTAAcaagttgtgtattttttttctagagagacattttccatgtatttttttccagaaatttacattttatagttcttttataaCAATtattctaagatttaaaaaatctatttcctaTCTTGGCATGGAAgtctcccccccccaaaattgaTTTGTATTATggctaaaatattttactatgtctttaaggaaaaaaaaaatcagcttggTCTCTTTGATATCCGTATTGGAAATACAGTATTACAGTATAAAACCAAATgcttaaatttgaaatttaacagccaattttaataatattcctCCAAGGCTAAAGCCACATCAGTAACTGGCTGGTCATGTCATTAATGTGTTTTAATTCAGCACTTTGGGGTTTTATAtttgaacaaacatttctttaaatacactttaaaaacagaaaatggcttagtgatattttggattttgttaaagAACCTAAAATTTGTACACTTGCATCTCAAAGACCCTCTATATAGACAAAGGAGGGGCACTAAAGATAATTATCTAGAAATTCAAGTTAAATAAGAAGGAAATGGGACAATGGGGTATTTTTATCTTTAGCAGGGCAGTAACTAAATTATATGAAGTGTTTAATATTCTGCTTTGTAAGGTTTTTACccaatcctattttaaaaaattattctataattTATCAATGTCTTCCATGCTGAAGCAGAATACTGATGAAAAGTGTTCAACTTTGATTTCGAAAATCAGATAATCCTGAACAAAAATACCAATCAGAGGGCACTAAAAAGTACTGtggatttatataaatatagaccTTTTAAAGTTTGACAAAGAAAAGACTTTGTATTATATCATTGtgagtttgaaatatttttatagaaaccTTTATGAATTTGGCATAAGGGCAAGTTATTTGAAAATGTGTCTTCATTTGTGCACAGCAGAATTGTGAGGTTTTTAATAGAAGTCATGAGATTTTTGTATGTctgcattaaatattaaaaagggcATTCTTTTCTAATGCTAccaagaaatttaattttcctttggaatatAAAAAAGATACAGTATGCACAATAATAGCTCTAATTCCACCAGTgctaatattgaaaaaaatttgtaaagtAAGTTTGAatagtaattatttaaaatatacgtCAATACTATGTATCTGCACACTGCTGTTAGCAGAACATATATTAAATCACATAAAGAGATATTTTGCTGCTattcttactgaattttttattggTTAGAGCAACATACCATCAAATTATTTGCTTTGATAGGGAAAAAACAATCTTTGCTTCTTTGatggaaataatatattttcttttgtgaaatatatTAGACTGTAGATTATACTTGTAccctgaaatgaaaagaaactggtCATTTCTTTTGTTCACAGTGTAAGGAATTAAATGGAAAATGGTTCTCAATCATTTCAATCTCAGATACAAGCCAATTTTAGACACCGTTAGTGATTATGGATAAAGACATGGAGGTTACAATACTAAGGTTATTAGATTATTAATATATACATCATTTATACCACAGCTCTCAATTCAAATGGAAAAggttaaaatatacaaataaactgGCCAGAGATGAATAAGTCAATGTTCCTTAAAGTGGAAACTCAGTGTCTTGTAGAATTCAGTCCTCTCATATCTTAAGCTGTGATATGCAAGGTATTTTCCCGTTCTGGGCCACCAGTCACATCATACTTGGTCCAGTATTGTGCCAGGGCCAGCTTGAACTGATCTGCAAAAaccaattgtaaaaaaaaaaaaaaaaaaaaaaaaaaaccaattgtATACCTTTTCCCCTTAGCCCACCTTCAGTGGCATCAGTTGGTAGCCTGAAATTGTCTATGAGGGGAGTATTCAGACTATCAACATTGGCAAACACAACAAATCAGGGCTCTGTTCGCCTGGCAAGCCAGTTGTTAAAACAGTAGCAGCATGCCACCTATTAGCCACCCTACAGGTCACAGCCCCATCTCGACTTCTGTAGATCAAAAAGGAAGCATATTGAAGCAAATTCCCATCAACCCACCCAAAACTGTATCTTTTCCATGTGGGAATAATGAATTATGGTTGTCCTCTGACCAACACGTCCCTACGTAATCTCACGTTTTGATCAGACAAAATCTCCCTGGGCTGTCACTGAGCTGCATATCCATTGATCCAGATGATCAGGAAATAAACAGTTACAGAACTGATGGAAGGCAAATTCCAGCCTAAGTAAAGACTTGTTGTAAAGTAAGAAGGCTCAGATGGTCAAAGCTAGATATTGAGCAATTGAGGGCTGTTTGTATGGTTTGTAGATTATAATTAACtgttattttacaaatgtttactgacttcaggttattttaaatgtttttcttgtcAATATATGGCTTCAACaggtcaaagaagagaaaaaaataagactttcatACTGTTAATGCTTCTAGTAATAGACTTGACCAAGGATGATGTAAAAGAACACAACCTACTCTCTCCCTACCCTACACATTGCCTCAGACAATGTGTCCACTCCACGTTTCAGTTATCATTTCATACGAACAACTCTGCAGTCCATATCTCCAGTTCGGAGCACTgtacagaatataaaatccatACATTCAGTTGCTTGCCCAACATAAGTACTTGCTTATGCCTTAGTACCTCAGGTTCAGTATATCCAAATCAAAAGGAACTCAGCATCCTTCtcacaaaccattttttttttcttcctatgtttCCAGTCTCAGCAAATGACAGTTGTCTCCCACACTGGCCACTTATAACCAATCACCGTGCCCTATTTTGCTTCctaaaaaatctttaatctttATACTTCTCTTGATTCCCAGGATCACTAACTTAGTTCATACCCTATCATCTCCCTAGACAGCTATCACAAAATCCTACTTGGTCTCCCCTGCCTTCATTCTTCCCTCTACAATCAGAGTAATCTTCCTAAATCATAACTCTGATCTCCTGTGCCTAAATCTTTTCAGTGGCTTCCTGTTGCCATTATGAAAAAGTGCTTGCTCCTTACTATGTTTTACAAGGCCCCTCAAGAGCTGGTTCTTGTGTACTTAATCTCTCTGCACTACGCCTCTCCCTTTTCAACACTCAGCTTTACcaaatttgttttttcagttccTTGTGAGAGACATGCCTACTCACTTCCAGAACTCTGCACATGCTTTAGCTTCTCTCTTTAGGCCCTCCCCACCAAACTGACCAACACATCCGCAGCTTTAAGACCTTTAGACATAAGGTCCCCCAGGAAAATTTCTCTGTTAAGTCCACTTCTGCTATTTCATGTGCTTTCAGAGAACCCTGCACTTACCCTATCAGTACTTGTCGTGCTATATTGTAATAGCTTATTTGTCAGCGccttcctttccttaaaaaagatttattcatttatttgagagagcatgcatatgCACATGCAGCCActcaagtggggaggggcaaagggagagggaaagaaaaaaccccaagcatcctccgtgctgagcacaagccagaggcagggctggatctttCCAACCCAAGATCACGATGTTAGCGGAAACCAAGGGTCTACAACCCAACCTACCAAAGCCTTGCAGGCAGCCCTCACATCTTCTTCCTTTAGACAATAAACTTCGCAGGCAGAGAGCATGTCTATCTGGTTCACAAATTGCATTGTCTAacacagtggctggcacataataaatgctcaaaaTATTTGGCAAATTTATAAATCAACTTCATTTACTCATGTATTCCCTATAATGCATTAACAAAGATTAAGCACTGGTTGTATTTTAGAGTTCTTTCACTCCAAAAGTATGCTTATAATGCATAAAGAAAGTGAATtaatgtatatgttatatttataaagtttattCACTTTTGATGGAAGAATATTGCTACTATTTGCATATGCAGGATTACTATCTTACACTTGCATATTTTTAGGAGATTGTATGTATTTTCAGTGTTGTACTTGATGAAATCACTGTTTCtccaaaaagaatattttagaatacatGTGGTCATTGATGCTAcctaaatttcatatttttccagtatttttcaaTAGACTTTTATCTactaaattttgatttaaaaaaaaaaaaaaactcagaagttGCGATCAGGAATTCTCAAGTATCTAAGCTTGGGTATTTCAGGCTACAGAATAAATCCACTACTAGAATGTTCGAGTCACCCGGATCGTATATGTTAAATAACATGTATATAaagtactttgttattttttccaataaataataCTCTTTCACAACCCTGCATCTTTAGTTTCTCTTCTGACTCTCTATATCATGTGCCATATATCACTTAATTGCTGCCACACCAAGTTTAGAAATTGCCAAAGCAACAACATACCTGAAAGTGAACCATCCCTAATGCTGCAGCAGAAAGCTAAGGCCTGATGTGTATATGGCTTCCCAGGCGATAGAGTAGTAGGAAAACCTAACTCAAAATCAGCCTCTGCATCCaaactgtttttctcctttgttgtctTGACTATTGTGTAAGTTAGAATTATTGAATGAGCTCTGCAAGGACCTGCTAAGATCCAGAACTTAATCATACACATGCTTATTAAATTTGAGTTATCTTTTCAGCagttaacattttatcatttagCCTTCCAACAACTTAATTAGTTGGAAATTTCTTTGATAACTTTCCAGTCCACCACAGAACACAATGAATTTTATCATAAGGCCCTGCCTCTTTTTAATTGGTTTACTCCTTTATTATAAGAAGCTAGTTGatggtatattttttaatgtgagttttttttaacagaagaatgaaaattctgTATACAATACCCTTATTTATACCATAGCTGTTTTAAGACAAAATCTGAAGAGTTATTCCTTGAAGGGAAGGGATGGGATATGTAAAAAATCCTATCAATATTTGAGTATATATGCCAGTTACTGAATGCCCTTCTCTGATCTGCTAAATTGCTTCTGTTGTATAGTTTCTtggttttatatatgtaatatcaaaaatatttatgattccaTTATTTGGTGTATTTTCAGCTTTAATAGGCACAGGAGTATATATGTAAACGCAACATACAAATAAAGCCCAAGAAGAAACAAtcccaaaaggaaaacacactgCTTATTGTTGGTTTGGAAGGATTAACTTAAATAAATTGGCCTTGCACAAAACTATAAGGatggtttttcatataaggtGAAGCATTTGTTTAAAATTAGATCCGTGGGTTTCAAAGATTTTTAGTTTGGTTTGCCCTAAGTGAAATCTTACATGAATAGCCAatatttttcagcaataaaagCAGAGCTGCTATAATTGATTTTGTTGTAGGTCCAGTTCCctgggaaacagaagaaattagCATGCAGGAAGTTATTAGGGAGTGCTCTGGGATCAGCAACTgtgaaggaagtaaaaaaaacaGGATTAGACAAAGGGAGGCATGCAATACAGTCACAGCAAGGCCTCAGCGACTCTATGGGGTGCCCTCAAACAGAGACAGCCCTTAAGCATTGACCTGTGTTGGGACAGGGGAGCTCTTCAGCCAAAAGCAATTCCCAGAGAGAGCTGACAGCTGGGGCTTGTCATCTGGCAGCACTCCCAGCAGTTAACAGAGTAAATCCTTTGGCTCTGAGGAGAggagctgagccacccaacacAGCATCCACTATGGACTCTTGTTCTCACCTTGCCCTCCATGATACCTGAGTCACTTCCAAAAACTCCCACTCTTTAGAATACAATATGAGGATGACTAATTTAAATCATAAACTCATTGGTTTGGTcaagatggattttttaaaaagtagtggtTGAGCCTTTAGTCTTCTATATTGCCTGCTGCTACTGTGAGATTCAAGCCTTCGGCTTTGATAACATTTTAGTTGACTAAACATTATACCCAGGATTCAGCAAAGGCTTGAAGCTAGCTACTAGgaacaggtgaaaaaaaaatgattgacaGAAAAGCCCATTACTTAAAACTAGGAGTAGGAAATCCATGAGATTTTTGTATATGTAACCTGCTTAGATCAACTATAAGCTAATAAATCCCTGAGATAGGGTCTCGCAAGACATCAGGACAAACCATCATTAGGGTGTGTCTTAGAGGTTGGGTA
Proteins encoded in this region:
- the FAM241A gene encoding uncharacterized protein FAM241A; amino-acid sequence: MCSAGELLGGGGGGGGGGSSGGERDEDGDALAERLVAGTEPEPGASPRRRGQRPLEEREQDIEESQNHTGEPVGDDYKKMGTLFGELNKSLIEMGFTRMYFGERIVEPVIVMFFWIMLWFLGLQALGLVAVVCLVIIYVQQ